One Curtobacterium sp. MCLR17_007 DNA window includes the following coding sequences:
- a CDS encoding cellulase family glycosylhydrolase has product MRFGVNYTPSVGWFHSWLDFSASDTARDLEAIASLGADHVRVFPLWPVVQPNRTLIRQQALDDVARVVDIAASFGLDVTVDALQGHLSSFDFLPSWLDSWHRRNMFTDPDVVASTAAYVRALAAAVADRPNLLGITIGNEVNQFAHAPHPSPHAITAEQGHTWAAAMVAAARSGLASAGREAPLGSGAAAASGNGSRSGPLVTVAQYDAAWYDDAQPFGPEHAADHGDATVTHSWVFNGAAAVHGALGAGSVRHGEYLLQLAAAWNHDAARPNWLQEVGAPTNVVPLADAPAFTEQTIRHALDVQHLLGVTWWCSHDVSRSLADFPELEYDLGLLTNEGRVKPTGERFRAMAREFGGSDRPARTAPHVGLVLDDVRPDGTPAPGVRAECAPGGRFAAAWLALAEQHGVGPRVVLRSRLADTELLAARGVTSTMDVPADTDAAHTPISVAHPATMP; this is encoded by the coding sequence ATGCGGTTCGGTGTCAACTACACCCCGTCGGTCGGCTGGTTCCACTCGTGGCTCGACTTCTCGGCCTCGGACACGGCGCGTGACCTCGAGGCGATCGCGTCGCTCGGCGCCGACCACGTGCGGGTCTTCCCGCTCTGGCCGGTCGTCCAGCCGAACCGCACCCTGATCCGGCAGCAGGCGCTCGACGACGTCGCCAGGGTGGTCGACATCGCGGCGTCGTTCGGCCTCGACGTCACGGTCGACGCCCTGCAGGGACACCTGTCGAGCTTCGACTTCCTGCCGTCCTGGCTCGACTCGTGGCACCGGCGCAACATGTTCACCGACCCGGACGTCGTCGCGTCGACCGCCGCGTACGTGCGAGCGCTCGCCGCAGCGGTGGCGGACCGGCCGAACCTGCTCGGGATCACCATCGGTAACGAGGTCAACCAGTTCGCGCACGCCCCGCACCCCTCACCGCACGCCATCACGGCCGAGCAGGGGCACACGTGGGCAGCGGCGATGGTCGCCGCGGCACGGTCCGGACTGGCGTCCGCTGGCCGGGAGGCCCCACTCGGCTCCGGCGCGGCGGCCGCGTCCGGCAACGGGTCCCGCTCCGGGCCGCTCGTCACCGTCGCGCAGTACGACGCCGCCTGGTACGACGACGCCCAGCCCTTCGGGCCGGAGCACGCGGCCGACCACGGTGACGCCACCGTCACGCACTCATGGGTGTTCAACGGCGCGGCCGCCGTGCACGGAGCACTCGGTGCCGGGTCCGTCCGTCACGGCGAGTACCTGCTGCAGCTCGCCGCGGCCTGGAACCACGACGCCGCGCGGCCGAACTGGCTGCAGGAGGTCGGCGCCCCCACCAACGTCGTGCCCCTCGCCGACGCACCCGCGTTCACGGAGCAGACCATCCGGCACGCGCTCGACGTGCAGCACCTGCTCGGGGTCACGTGGTGGTGCTCGCACGACGTCTCCCGCTCGCTCGCCGACTTCCCGGAGCTCGAGTACGACCTCGGCCTGCTCACGAACGAAGGCCGCGTGAAGCCGACGGGGGAGCGGTTCCGGGCGATGGCACGGGAGTTCGGCGGCAGCGATCGTCCTGCCCGGACCGCTCCGCACGTCGGCCTGGTCCTCGACGACGTCCGGCCCGACGGCACGCCTGCACCCGGCGTCCGTGCCGAGTGCGCCCCGGGCGGCCGGTTCGCCGCCGCCTGGCTCGCCCTCGCCGAGCAGCACGGTGTCGGCCCCCGGGTCGTCCTGCGATCGCGGCTCGCCGACACGGAGCTGCTCGCCGCCCGCGGGGTGACGAGCACGATGGACGTGCCCGCCGACACCGACGCCGCACACACCCCGATCTCGGTCGCGCACCCCGCGACCATGCCCTGA
- a CDS encoding glycoside hydrolase family 38 C-terminal domain-containing protein, with protein MHDDIPLTTGRARRVLDERITPAVHGTATPLDVAWHELPGEPIAPVEGLALTFEPYEVGTPWGAAWGTTWFRLSGTVPVAWTGRRVEAVIDLGFDKNMPGFQCEGLVYLADGTPVKSINPRNQWVLIAEQAVGGETVEFFVEAASNPVLLDYHPFLVTQEGDIQTSSSKRLYTSRRMDLAVFESEVHELALDIDVLLELQEELPQGPRRMRILQALDDALDALDLQHIAETAPDARAALVDVLAAPAEASAHRISAVGHAHIDSAWLWPVRETIRKVARTTSSMTELIDQTDDFLYGMSSAQQYAWIKEHRPEVYAKVKDAVAAGRFLPLGGMWVESDTVMPTGESIVRQFSQGQRFFEREFGIRPKGVWLPDSFGYSPALPQLMRRAGFEWFFTQKISWNQVNKFPHHTFLWEGIDGSRVFSHFPSMDTYNSRLSGSEVAKASRQFRENRLASGSIAPVGWGDGGGGTTREMTGTAARLADLEGSARVTWEHPDTFFDRARSELENPPVWVGELYLELHRATLTSQHQTKQGNRRSEHLLVEAELWAATAAARTDFAYPYDELDALWQQVLLQQFHDILPGTSIAWVHREAVAKYAEVANRLEALIAAALSALAGHGDRTVVVNPAPTLQSGAPALGSTLATDVADATPVALADADGGFVLTNDLVRIVIDGRGLVTSAVDLSTGRDAIAPDQVANLLQLHQDFPNMWDAWDVDRYYRNRVEDLVDVTSLTGSVDADGTARVVVSRAFGSSTLEQRITLAPGSRTLEFAQTTDWHETEKFLKVAFPLDVRAEHTLAETQFGAQKRVTHTNTSWEAAKFETSMHRYVLAEEPGFGVALVNDSIHGFDVTRDAVDGHVTTTIRLSLLRAPRFPDPETDQGTQTHRYGMVIGTDVVGATTAGILMNTASRTVTGDAAFAPLVQASGDVVVSSVKLADDRSGDLVVRVYEPAGRRGTGGLAVDGPFGAPVEVTLLEEPDAALPGVAAVTDGVAAFAVDAFEVRTFRFPRS; from the coding sequence ATGCACGACGACATCCCCCTGACCACCGGCCGCGCTCGACGGGTCCTCGACGAGCGGATCACCCCCGCGGTGCACGGTACGGCGACACCGCTCGACGTGGCGTGGCACGAGCTCCCCGGCGAGCCGATCGCCCCCGTCGAGGGCCTCGCGCTGACGTTCGAGCCGTACGAGGTCGGCACGCCGTGGGGCGCCGCGTGGGGCACGACCTGGTTCCGGCTCTCCGGCACCGTCCCGGTCGCCTGGACCGGGCGACGTGTGGAGGCCGTCATCGACCTCGGGTTCGACAAGAACATGCCGGGCTTCCAGTGCGAGGGGCTGGTCTACCTGGCCGACGGCACGCCGGTGAAGTCGATCAACCCCCGCAACCAGTGGGTGCTCATCGCCGAACAGGCAGTCGGCGGGGAGACCGTCGAGTTCTTCGTCGAGGCCGCATCCAACCCGGTGCTGCTCGACTACCACCCCTTCCTCGTGACGCAGGAGGGCGACATCCAGACCTCGTCGTCGAAGCGGCTCTACACCTCGCGGCGGATGGACCTCGCCGTGTTCGAGTCCGAGGTGCACGAGCTCGCCCTCGACATCGACGTGCTGCTCGAGCTGCAGGAGGAACTGCCCCAGGGGCCGCGCCGCATGCGCATCCTGCAGGCCCTCGACGACGCGCTCGACGCCCTCGACCTGCAGCACATCGCCGAGACCGCGCCCGATGCCCGGGCCGCGCTCGTCGACGTGCTGGCCGCACCCGCCGAGGCCTCGGCGCACCGGATCTCCGCCGTCGGCCACGCGCACATCGACTCCGCGTGGCTCTGGCCGGTGCGCGAGACGATCCGCAAGGTCGCGCGCACCACGTCGAGCATGACCGAGCTCATCGACCAGACCGACGACTTCCTCTACGGCATGTCCAGCGCGCAGCAGTACGCCTGGATCAAGGAGCACCGCCCCGAGGTCTACGCCAAGGTCAAGGACGCCGTCGCCGCCGGCCGGTTCCTGCCGCTCGGCGGGATGTGGGTCGAGTCCGACACCGTGATGCCGACCGGCGAGAGCATCGTCCGGCAGTTCTCGCAGGGCCAGCGGTTCTTCGAGCGCGAGTTCGGCATCCGGCCCAAGGGCGTGTGGCTGCCCGACAGCTTCGGGTACTCGCCGGCGCTCCCGCAGCTGATGCGTCGCGCCGGCTTCGAGTGGTTCTTCACGCAGAAGATCTCGTGGAACCAGGTGAACAAGTTCCCGCACCACACGTTCCTGTGGGAGGGCATCGACGGGTCGCGGGTGTTCTCGCACTTCCCGTCGATGGACACCTACAACTCGCGGCTCTCCGGGTCCGAGGTCGCCAAGGCCTCGCGCCAGTTCCGCGAGAACCGTCTGGCGTCCGGGTCGATCGCCCCGGTCGGCTGGGGTGACGGCGGCGGTGGCACCACGCGCGAGATGACCGGCACCGCAGCACGGCTCGCTGACCTCGAGGGCAGCGCGCGCGTGACGTGGGAGCACCCGGACACGTTCTTCGACCGGGCCCGGTCCGAGCTGGAGAACCCGCCCGTGTGGGTCGGCGAGCTCTACCTCGAGCTGCACCGCGCGACCCTGACCAGCCAGCACCAGACCAAGCAGGGCAACCGCCGCAGCGAGCACCTGCTCGTCGAGGCCGAGCTCTGGGCAGCCACGGCCGCCGCCCGCACCGACTTCGCGTACCCGTACGACGAGCTCGACGCGCTGTGGCAGCAGGTCCTGCTGCAGCAGTTCCACGACATCCTGCCGGGTACCTCGATCGCCTGGGTGCACCGCGAAGCGGTGGCGAAGTACGCCGAGGTGGCGAACCGCCTGGAGGCTCTCATCGCCGCCGCCCTGTCGGCACTCGCCGGTCACGGGGACCGGACCGTCGTGGTGAACCCGGCCCCGACCCTCCAGTCCGGCGCCCCCGCGCTCGGCTCGACGCTCGCGACCGACGTCGCGGACGCGACCCCTGTCGCGCTCGCCGACGCGGACGGCGGGTTCGTGCTCACCAACGACCTCGTCCGCATCGTCATCGACGGCCGCGGACTCGTCACCAGCGCGGTCGACCTGAGCACCGGACGCGACGCGATCGCCCCCGACCAGGTCGCCAACCTGCTGCAGCTGCACCAGGACTTCCCGAACATGTGGGACGCGTGGGACGTCGACCGGTACTACCGCAACCGGGTCGAGGACCTGGTCGACGTCACCAGCCTGACGGGTTCCGTCGACGCGGACGGCACGGCGCGGGTCGTCGTGTCACGCGCGTTCGGGTCGTCGACGCTCGAGCAGCGGATCACCCTCGCTCCCGGCTCCCGGACGCTCGAGTTCGCGCAGACGACCGACTGGCACGAGACCGAGAAGTTCCTCAAGGTGGCGTTCCCGCTCGACGTCCGCGCCGAGCACACGCTCGCCGAGACCCAGTTCGGCGCGCAGAAGCGGGTGACCCACACGAACACCTCGTGGGAGGCAGCGAAGTTCGAGACCTCGATGCACCGCTACGTCCTGGCCGAGGAGCCGGGCTTCGGCGTCGCGCTCGTGAACGACTCGATCCACGGCTTCGACGTCACGCGCGACGCCGTCGACGGCCACGTCACGACGACCATCCGGCTGTCGCTGCTGCGGGCACCGCGGTTCCCGGACCCGGAGACCGACCAGGGCACGCAGACGCACCGGTACGGCATGGTGATCGGCACGGACGTCGTCGGGGCCACGACCGCGGGCATCCTGATGAACACCGCGTCACGCACGGTCACGGGCGATGCGGCGTTCGCACCGCTCGTGCAGGCCTCCGGCGACGTGGTCGTGTCGAGCGTGAAGCTCGCCGACGACCGTTCCGGCGACCTGGTCGTCCGCGTCTACGAGCCCGCCGGACGCCGGGGGACCGGTGGCCTGGCGGTCGACGGGCCCTTCGGTGCGCCGGTGGAGGTGACCCTGCTCGAGGAGCCGGACGCCGCGCTGCCCGGTGTCGCCGCCGTCACCGACGGGGTCGCCGCGTTCGCCGTGGACGCCTTCGAGGTCCGCACCTTCCGCTTCCCGCGGAGCTGA
- a CDS encoding endo-beta-N-acetylglucosaminidase H, giving the protein MKQSMKIGIVAAIVAMVAVPLVPSAASAAPAGASSAGVSSAGKSPGKGHGHGHGHPGHPHVRATKSGPTSIAYVEVNNDQLSNVGRYTLANGANAFDVAIIFAANINWDGSKAVLSNNENVQATLDAAATQIRPLQAKGIKVSLSVLGNHQGAGIANFTSQAAAADFASQVAATVGKYGLDGVDLDDEYSDYGTNGTAQPNDQSIGWLVSALRADMPGKLISFYDIGPASSSLSTSSAAVGSKLDYAWNPYYGTYSAPSIPGLPKSKLSAAAVDIQNTPQATAVSLAQRTKSDGYGVFMTYNLPDGDVSPYVSSFTKVLYGQSAVYR; this is encoded by the coding sequence ATGAAGCAGTCCATGAAGATCGGGATCGTCGCGGCGATCGTCGCGATGGTCGCCGTACCGCTGGTGCCGTCGGCCGCGTCCGCGGCGCCGGCCGGGGCATCGTCCGCAGGGGTGTCGTCCGCCGGGAAGTCCCCGGGGAAGGGGCACGGCCACGGGCACGGCCACCCGGGGCACCCGCATGTGCGGGCGACGAAGTCCGGGCCGACGAGCATCGCCTACGTCGAGGTCAACAACGACCAGCTGTCGAACGTCGGCCGGTACACGTTGGCGAACGGCGCGAACGCGTTCGACGTGGCGATCATCTTCGCCGCGAACATCAACTGGGACGGCTCGAAGGCGGTCCTGTCGAACAACGAGAACGTCCAGGCGACGCTCGACGCCGCGGCGACGCAGATCCGGCCGCTGCAGGCGAAGGGCATCAAGGTGTCGCTGTCGGTCCTCGGCAACCACCAGGGCGCCGGCATCGCGAACTTCACCTCGCAGGCCGCCGCCGCCGACTTCGCGTCCCAGGTCGCGGCGACGGTGGGCAAGTACGGGTTGGACGGCGTCGACCTCGACGACGAGTACTCCGACTACGGCACGAACGGCACCGCGCAGCCGAACGACCAGTCGATCGGGTGGCTGGTCAGCGCGCTGCGGGCGGACATGCCCGGCAAGCTCATCTCGTTCTACGACATCGGCCCGGCGTCCTCGTCGCTGTCGACGTCGAGCGCGGCCGTCGGGTCGAAGCTGGACTACGCCTGGAACCCGTACTACGGCACGTACTCGGCGCCGTCGATCCCGGGGCTGCCGAAGTCGAAGCTGTCCGCTGCGGCCGTGGACATCCAGAACACCCCGCAGGCCACCGCCGTGTCGCTCGCGCAGCGGACGAAGTCGGACGGGTACGGCGTCTTCATGACGTACAACCTGCCCGACGGTGACGTCTCGCCGTACGTGTCCTCGTTCACCAAGGTGCTGTACGGGCAGTCCGCCGTCTACCGGTAG
- a CDS encoding phosphotransferase translates to MDDDSVDAVVWAREVLAEQGTDVLGVEQIRQRAWSTVWRVTTSDGDHYLKTAPDGVAAEPAVLRILALHGVPHVQHPVAVQGNHVLLPDGGPIVRLSDAVSRDAAWLDVMRHYAEVQWATEPAAADDLVRAGVPDVRLGVLPDVATALVDRWAPEVSAALPMLGDAAAELDELLPMATVEHGDLHTGNAFAREAVPFDWGDACVSHPFCSLLVAGREDVPGAVDAYLETFFDEPGVGDDPDVQHLVGLATTLGVVPRVLSWQRAIDASGDAMPTDYRTAPRDWLLTLVGQER, encoded by the coding sequence GTGGACGACGACTCGGTTGACGCGGTGGTCTGGGCCCGGGAGGTCCTCGCCGAGCAGGGGACCGACGTCCTCGGCGTCGAGCAGATCCGGCAGCGCGCGTGGAGCACCGTCTGGCGCGTCACGACCAGTGACGGCGACCACTATCTGAAGACCGCGCCCGACGGGGTCGCTGCCGAACCCGCGGTCCTCCGGATCCTGGCGCTCCACGGGGTCCCGCACGTGCAGCACCCCGTCGCGGTGCAGGGCAACCACGTCCTGCTGCCCGACGGCGGCCCGATCGTCCGGCTGTCCGACGCAGTGTCGCGCGACGCGGCCTGGCTCGACGTGATGCGCCACTATGCCGAGGTGCAGTGGGCCACCGAGCCCGCCGCGGCCGACGACCTGGTCCGTGCCGGGGTGCCCGACGTGCGCCTGGGGGTGCTGCCCGACGTCGCAACGGCGCTGGTGGACCGGTGGGCGCCCGAGGTCAGTGCGGCGCTGCCGATGCTCGGGGATGCCGCCGCCGAACTCGACGAGCTGCTGCCGATGGCGACCGTCGAGCACGGCGACCTGCACACGGGGAACGCCTTCGCGCGGGAAGCCGTGCCGTTCGACTGGGGTGATGCGTGCGTCTCGCATCCGTTCTGCAGCCTGCTCGTCGCCGGTCGTGAGGACGTGCCCGGCGCGGTCGACGCGTACCTGGAGACCTTCTTCGACGAACCGGGCGTCGGTGACGACCCGGACGTGCAGCACCTGGTCGGGCTCGCTACCACCCTCGGTGTCGTCCCGCGGGTCCTGAGCTGGCAGCGGGCCATCGATGCGTCCGGCGACGCGATGCCGACCGACTACCGGACAGCGCCGCGCGACTGGCTGCTGACCCTCGTCGGTCAGGAGCGCTGA
- a CDS encoding DUF1905 domain-containing protein — MELTFRTSVIEWRGPAPFFFAPVADDVADLIAELAPSLTYGWGVIPVGVQIGRTRWTTSLFPKDGGYLVPLRAAERRGEGVGLGDEVEVTLTLDA, encoded by the coding sequence GTGGAGCTGACCTTCCGCACGAGCGTGATCGAGTGGCGCGGACCCGCGCCGTTCTTCTTCGCGCCGGTGGCCGACGACGTCGCCGACCTGATCGCCGAGCTCGCCCCGTCGCTGACCTACGGCTGGGGCGTCATCCCCGTCGGGGTCCAGATCGGTCGGACCCGTTGGACGACGTCGCTGTTCCCGAAGGACGGCGGGTACCTCGTGCCGCTCCGTGCCGCCGAGCGGCGGGGCGAGGGGGTCGGCCTGGGCGACGAGGTCGAGGTGACCCTGACGCTCGACGCCTGA
- a CDS encoding SDR family NAD(P)-dependent oxidoreductase, whose protein sequence is MHDDHWEGRRVLVTGAEGFIGSALVDALVDRGARVRALCHYKPYGEAGNLAPYLDDPRVEVLAGDVRDPFLVDQAVAGTDTVFHLAALIGIPYSYVAPESYVQTNVVGSHNVVAACRRHGARMVHTSTSETYGSALRVPMDESHPAQPQSPYSASKIAADAMVLSYHAAFGTPVAVCRPFNTYGPRQSARAVIPAVLEQLAAGSDVIRLGSTTPTRDFTYVTDTVEGFLAIGASDAAIGRTCNLGTGSEVSIGALAEMLVAVSGRRARVVVDDARLRPEASEVDRLLSDNSLVRSLTGWAPQVTLEDGLARTWAWLRDRPASRRYQV, encoded by the coding sequence ATGCACGACGACCACTGGGAGGGCCGCCGCGTCCTCGTCACCGGAGCCGAGGGCTTCATCGGGTCCGCGCTCGTCGACGCCCTCGTCGACCGGGGCGCGCGGGTCCGTGCCCTGTGCCACTACAAGCCGTACGGCGAGGCCGGCAACCTCGCGCCGTACCTCGACGACCCACGCGTCGAGGTGCTCGCGGGCGACGTCCGCGACCCGTTCCTGGTCGACCAGGCCGTCGCCGGGACCGACACCGTGTTCCACCTGGCGGCGCTGATCGGGATCCCGTACTCGTACGTCGCGCCCGAGTCCTACGTGCAGACGAACGTGGTCGGGTCGCACAACGTCGTCGCGGCGTGCCGGCGTCACGGCGCGCGGATGGTGCACACGTCGACCTCGGAGACGTACGGCAGCGCCCTGCGTGTGCCGATGGACGAGTCGCACCCGGCGCAGCCGCAGTCGCCGTACTCGGCGTCGAAGATCGCGGCGGACGCGATGGTGCTGTCGTACCACGCGGCGTTCGGCACGCCCGTCGCCGTGTGCCGCCCGTTCAACACCTACGGCCCGCGGCAGAGCGCCCGCGCGGTGATCCCCGCCGTGCTCGAGCAGCTCGCGGCCGGGTCGGACGTCATCCGCCTGGGCTCGACGACCCCGACGCGCGACTTCACGTACGTGACCGACACAGTCGAGGGCTTCCTGGCCATCGGCGCCTCCGACGCTGCCATCGGGCGGACGTGCAACCTCGGCACCGGCTCCGAGGTCTCGATCGGTGCGCTCGCCGAGATGCTCGTCGCGGTGAGCGGGCGGCGGGCGCGCGTGGTCGTGGACGACGCACGGCTCCGCCCGGAGGCCAGCGAGGTGGACCGGCTGCTGTCCGACAACAGCCTCGTGCGGTCCCTGACCGGGTGGGCGCCGCAGGTCACCCTCGAGGACGGGCTGGCGCGCACGTGGGCGTGGCTGCGGGACCGACCGGCCTCGCGCCGGTACCAGGTGTGA
- a CDS encoding UDP-N-acetylglucosamine--N-acetylmuramyl-(pentapeptide) pyrophosphoryl-undecaprenol N-acetylglucosamine transferase has protein sequence MVMLHSNTNPRTADGARPLRVVVAAGGTGGHIYPGLAVAAAVERLAPGAVVTFSGTPDRLEARLVPAAGYRLDTTPMRPVPRRLTGSALGFPARFVRCVLRARRQLRQRRADVVIGVGGYPSVPAVVAAWTLRLPVLVHESNATPGLANVLAARLAGRVATAFDPTDGTFAGCSDVRRVGIPISAALASCDRAAMRDAARRAFGIEPHERFVVVSGGSLGAVSIDRVVVELGATNWQDRPVRVLLKASGVHADDVRRGLRERSADRVVTVVSHIEDMASAYAAADVVVTRAGACTVAEVEHLRVPAVLVPFPGATDDHQTANARALAASGAPVVVLPDDQLDARALDAAVSELAARSGAEPGLPSGRPRPHLGWATATPHAAAADAVASWAIELARSTATTTNGRTA, from the coding sequence ATGGTCATGCTGCACTCGAACACGAACCCACGGACCGCCGACGGGGCACGACCGCTCCGCGTCGTCGTCGCGGCCGGCGGCACCGGTGGGCACATCTACCCCGGGCTCGCCGTGGCCGCCGCCGTCGAACGACTCGCGCCCGGCGCGGTCGTCACCTTCTCCGGGACCCCCGACCGCCTGGAGGCCCGGCTCGTCCCCGCCGCCGGGTACCGGCTCGACACCACTCCGATGCGTCCCGTCCCACGCCGGCTGACCGGCTCGGCGCTCGGGTTCCCGGCCCGGTTCGTGCGCTGCGTGCTCCGCGCGCGGCGCCAGCTGCGACAGCGTCGGGCGGACGTGGTGATCGGCGTCGGCGGCTACCCCAGTGTCCCCGCCGTCGTCGCGGCGTGGACCCTGCGCCTGCCGGTCCTGGTCCACGAGTCGAACGCCACCCCCGGGTTGGCCAACGTCCTGGCCGCACGGCTCGCAGGTCGGGTCGCCACCGCGTTCGACCCGACCGACGGCACCTTCGCCGGGTGCTCCGACGTTCGCCGTGTCGGCATCCCGATCTCCGCCGCGCTGGCGTCGTGCGACCGTGCAGCGATGCGCGACGCTGCGCGACGGGCCTTCGGCATCGAACCGCACGAGCGGTTCGTGGTCGTCTCGGGCGGCAGCCTCGGCGCGGTCTCGATCGACCGCGTCGTCGTCGAGCTCGGGGCGACCAACTGGCAGGACCGTCCCGTGCGGGTCCTGCTCAAGGCCAGCGGCGTCCACGCCGACGACGTCCGACGCGGGCTCCGTGAGCGCAGCGCCGACCGCGTCGTCACCGTCGTGTCCCACATCGAGGACATGGCCTCGGCCTACGCGGCCGCCGACGTCGTCGTCACCCGCGCCGGGGCCTGCACCGTCGCCGAGGTCGAACACCTGCGCGTGCCCGCCGTCCTGGTCCCGTTCCCCGGCGCCACCGACGACCACCAGACCGCGAACGCCCGGGCGCTGGCCGCGTCGGGGGCCCCCGTCGTGGTGCTGCCGGACGACCAACTGGACGCCCGCGCCCTGGACGCGGCCGTCTCGGAACTGGCCGCGCGCAGCGGAGCCGAGCCGGGCCTCCCGTCCGGCCGTCCGCGTCCGCACCTCGGATGGGCCACCGCGACCCCGCACGCCGCGGCGGCGGACGCCGTCGCCAGCTGGGCGATCGAACTCGCACGAAGCACCGCCACCACCACCAACGGAAGGACCGCATGA
- a CDS encoding HAMP domain-containing sensor histidine kinase, which produces MRTRTGSLRRRLAALVAGAVALAGLLVAVLTGFVVTTQLHGALDTALQREATRVQRLLQTDAGYTGDAASECRYVVEPACAREVTRDDAVGSGRGPLVLTAAAHRVATGERASARSTQDGVRVLVVPVRDGEAVMVGIPLAQTEVAVRRTWIALAGAGALSIVLAAVLGYVVAAVGLRPIQSLDAAVRRVRDTADPHARVEVHRNDELGRLADAFDDMLARLAAASDRQRDFVADASHELRTPLTTLRTNLQLLGGDRALDPGTQRALRLAVSEELRAMQLTVDDLSELARGDRHDAGSLDSEDLVTALHEVADTTARRWDVSVTVHAADEAAPVARAPVVIASGRLRRLLDVVLDNAGKYGEGTPVDVRVRVTADTTSIEVTDGGIGIPPEDRQRVFDRFHRAASARGRHGSGLGLAIAAQICAASGGSVSAHAGPSGTGTTIRITLRSAGGPTAD; this is translated from the coding sequence GTGAGGACCCGGACCGGGTCGCTACGCCGACGACTCGCAGCGCTGGTCGCCGGGGCGGTCGCGCTGGCCGGGCTGCTCGTCGCGGTGCTCACCGGGTTCGTGGTCACCACGCAGCTGCACGGTGCGCTCGACACCGCGCTGCAGCGCGAGGCCACCCGGGTGCAGCGGCTCCTGCAGACGGACGCCGGCTACACGGGCGACGCGGCGAGCGAGTGCCGGTACGTGGTCGAACCGGCGTGCGCGCGCGAGGTCACCCGGGACGACGCCGTGGGGTCCGGGCGGGGTCCGCTCGTGCTCACGGCGGCGGCGCACCGGGTGGCGACCGGCGAGCGCGCGAGTGCACGGTCGACGCAGGACGGTGTCCGGGTCCTGGTGGTGCCCGTCCGCGACGGTGAGGCGGTTATGGTCGGGATCCCCCTCGCCCAGACCGAGGTCGCGGTCCGGCGCACGTGGATCGCCCTGGCAGGTGCCGGTGCGCTGTCCATCGTGCTGGCGGCGGTCCTCGGGTACGTGGTGGCGGCCGTGGGTTTGCGCCCGATCCAGTCGCTCGACGCCGCGGTGCGCCGGGTCCGTGACACTGCCGACCCGCACGCCCGGGTCGAGGTGCACCGCAACGACGAGCTCGGACGTCTCGCCGATGCCTTCGACGACATGCTCGCGCGGCTGGCGGCAGCGAGCGACCGGCAGCGGGACTTCGTCGCGGACGCCTCGCACGAGCTCCGCACGCCGCTCACGACGCTCCGGACGAACCTGCAGCTGCTCGGCGGCGACCGTGCGCTCGACCCGGGCACGCAGCGAGCGCTGCGCCTGGCGGTGTCCGAGGAGCTCCGCGCGATGCAGCTGACCGTCGACGACCTGTCCGAGCTGGCGCGGGGTGACCGGCACGACGCAGGCTCCCTCGACTCCGAGGACCTCGTCACGGCCCTGCACGAGGTCGCGGACACCACCGCCCGCCGCTGGGACGTCTCCGTCACGGTGCACGCAGCCGACGAAGCGGCACCCGTCGCCAGAGCGCCCGTCGTGATCGCGTCGGGGCGGCTCCGTCGGCTCCTCGACGTCGTCCTGGACAACGCCGGGAAGTACGGCGAGGGCACCCCGGTCGACGTCCGGGTCCGCGTCACGGCGGACACCACGTCGATCGAGGTGACCGACGGCGGCATCGGCATCCCGCCCGAGGACCGGCAGCGCGTCTTCGACCGCTTCCACCGGGCAGCGTCGGCCCGGGGCCGGCACGGCTCGGGACTCGGCCTGGCGATCGCCGCGCAGATCTGCGCGGCGTCGGGCGGGTCCGTCTCCGCGCACGCGGGGCCGTCGGGCACCGGCACGACGATCCGGATCACGCTGCGCAGCGCCGGAGGCCCGACGGCCGACTGA